From Haliotis asinina isolate JCU_RB_2024 chromosome 8, JCU_Hal_asi_v2, whole genome shotgun sequence, a single genomic window includes:
- the LOC137294634 gene encoding lysosomal proton-coupled steroid conjugate and bile acid symporter SLC46A3-like → MAVIRCGRRQLDLNLITVEPVLFLYMIGTFLTYPTIQAFVYKKVCTDRYNQTFCSSLRNKTFQEEHKTEGDYIQSQASYWILKISVVALVPSCLTVLFLYGSWGDKVGRKLPVIIPCMGSTLCSIVYLLMSIYPSSKLEYVLIGGVIKGLSGGFPTLLMSVYSYVSHIADPNSKTMRIGILESMTFFAGTLGVFMSGVMLDNTSYMFVFTFISCSFFLGMVYAIIRLENITANTRRREGEGVCMFWCLMSIVESGRCVMKKREEKKNLYIFFALIIFIIIVIGTSCEIDVLLLYTRRPPLSWSQTTFGYFKGLENFTRSITLVTVLPLCRNMRDTTVGLWGLTSKIIGLVVLGLSTKTWLTFLVVIFAMFQGFPATVIRSLLSNMVSQGEQGRLFGLVAAMESIASLLASLLFNQLYPLSLGFFPGFCFLLAAGLFVIAVALMLWLHLDSRRLAGYKTIQEGQTDTDSPQSDRYVTAGDEEVKANNVTGGPDQI, encoded by the exons atggccgTGATTAGATGTGGCAGACGACAGCTTGATCTGAATCTCATAACAGTTGAACCAGTTTTGTTTCTTTACATGATCGGAACCTTTCTGACATACCCAACCATCCAGGCCTTTGTGTACAAGAAGGTCTGTACTGACAGGTACAACCAGACCTTCTGTAGCAGCCTGCGAAACAAGACTTTCCAAGAGGAGCACAAAACAGAAGGGGATTATATCCAATCTCAGGCGTCATATTGGATTTTAAAGATCAGTGTTGTGGCTCTTGTTCCATCATGTTTGACAGTTCTGTTTTTGTATGgatcctggggtgacaaagtggGTCGGAAGCTGCCAGTTATTATTCCCTGTATGGGATCAACATTGTGTTCCATTGTCTACTTGCTTATGTCCATTTACCCTTCAAGTAAACTGGAGTATGTTTTGATTGGTGGCGTAATAAAGGGCTTGTCAGGAGGATTCCCTACCCTGCTGATGTCCGTGTACAGCTACGTAAGCCACATTGCTGATCCCAACAGTAAGACTATGCGAATAGGGATCTTGGAGTCTATGACCTTCTTTGCTGGAACGTTAGGAGTCTTCATGTCTGGCGTCATGCTGGACAATACAAGCTACATGTTTGTCTTCACGTTTATAAGTTGCAGCTTCTTCTTAGGAATGGTATATGCAATCATACGTCTAGAGAACATCACTGCCAACACAAGAAGACGTGAGGGTGAAGGTGTCTGCATGTTCTGGTGTCTGATGTCCATTGTAGAATCTGGGCGTTGTGTGATGAAGAAGAGGGAGGAAAAGAAAAATCTTTATATCTTCTTTGCactcatcatcttcatcatcattgtTATCGGAACATCAT GTGAAATTGATGTCCTTCTCCTGTACACACGGCGACCGCCACTCAGCTGGTCTCAGACAACATTTGGGTACTTTAAGGGCCTGGAGAACTTCACTCGCAGTATAACCCTGGTGACAGTTCTGCCTTTGTGTCGGAACATGAGGGACACCACTGTGGGATTATGGGGCTTGACGTCCAAGATCATCGGCCTGGTGGTTCTTGGGTTGAGCACAAAGACATGGCTCACATTTTTAG TTGTGATATTTGCCATGTTTCAAGGCTTTCCAGCAACTGTCATACGGTCACTACTGTCCAATATGGTCAGCCAAGGAGAACAGG GACGACTCTTTGGACTGGTGGCTGCCATGGAGAGCATTGCAAGTTTGCTGGCATCTCTCCTCTTCAATCAGCTGTATCCATTATCCCTTGGTTTCTTCCCAGGCTTTTGTTTCCTGCTAGCCGCTGGTCTGTTTGTCATTGCTGTAGCCCTTATGCT ATGGCTACATCTTGATTCACGAAGACTAGCAGGCtacaaaacaatacaagaaggtcagacagacacagacagtcCTCAGAGTGACAGATATGTCACAGCTG GCGACGAGGAAGTGAAGGCAAACAATGTGACAGGAGGACCTGATCAGATCTAG